GTCCATAAGATTGGGTTTCAGAACTTTTaaggctcatctctgtacttctttgcaaatttcaatctggccttccgattcttcctgctgatgagtggtttgcatcttgtggtgtggcctctatatttctgctctctgagtcttcttacaacagtggattgtgataccttcatcaactactgttgctTTCTTTGgtcgacctgttcgacgtctgttgctaaGTACACCAGGCCACCATCAGGCCATGGCTGGCaggtccaatggctctggttgattttccttcttttctcagcttgacaatggcttgcatTTCTcccatgttggtttatcctctttaacaggaaatgcagtctttataggtttgaaccaaggatgaaaacttagactagttaTGCAGAGCTaattaatgtttggacaatcaatctaaaacacctgggcaacaagaaacatctgtcagtcacatgttccaatagttttgctcacttgaaaaatgagtgggttcaaacaaacggtgatatgtcctgagttgtttaacacatctagatgtgaattccacgaaatgagagctgaaattctgaactcttgtctcatactcatcttttgatcttaaacccaaatgtcttcagtgaacaacaaaaacaaaggaatttgccttactgttccaatacttttggaggggactgtatttaTCCTCTATACATCTAAGTCCAAACAACTACTACAAACAACTGCAAATTTTAATTCTTTCCTCTCCCAATAATCATCTCATTAACCcatcagatttatcttgtgaccttCTGAATAATACCCAACCcacaggttgggaaccactggtctaaACTTCataaaactagctccacctcaatCAGCTACAACAGTGAAATGCTTTTTACACGTTGTTACACATTAGTATTAACAATTAAAAGTTTATTTAGATGATAATGTTTCTATTATTTACTAAAGTATGatttgttatgttgttttaattataaAAGATAATTTTTACATTGTATTGGTTACTTAAGTATAAGATTTAAGTACTTCTACCACCACTGGTATACAAACCGCGGTCTACTTGGAAAGAAAAACTAAGAGAATGTGTTcctacaataaaaataattttagtctctgatgtgttgtttttctggcATCATTCACTGAAACTCTCAGAGTGCAATTTAAATACCAAAATATTAAGAGGTATGCTGAGTCAGGGCTTTCGTCACTTGATGAAACTCTGTGCTCCAGGATGACAATGACTCCATCCACAGGGCACAAGTGGTAACTGAATGTCAGCACATTACTGTCAGTGATGGATAAAATACTAAGAttctttactcaagtaaaattataaaaaaaatactccatAGAAAATCAAAGTTTAGCATTCAGATtatttacttatgtaaaagcagcctttttttattatgtaagCATAATATACTATTCTACAAAAGTACTTATAGGAATTTGAttattactgcagtaatgtgaAGCAACATTTTTATGTTAGTTGGCGTGAATtagttcattttcatttaattactAAAACACAGATATATTAAAACTGCACTTAAGTAcattacttgagtaaatgcaccACACTTAAGTTACTTTCCACCCCTGATTAACATTATTATATCACACGTGCCAGAATATACTTCAGAGGGTTGTGACCACCTTGTAAGGCAAAACCATAATCAAGACACCAAATAATGACATTTCTTATGGAAGCTGTTACCCTGCAATAAAGATCCACATACAAGTTAGTATTTCCTTGATTTTTATCTGTTAGCTGATGATGTTGACCAGTAGATGGTGCTTCAAAACCATTTGCCAGTACAGTATGAGTGAATTGTGCTGTGTGAAGTCTTGTATGTCATCGCAGATGTTCAGTGTAAAAAGGCCATTTAAGCTGAATAAATGTTTATAATGCAGTCACTGTTCTCTGTATAGATACAGTGCAGTCCACTGTTGATCCTCGGTCATCTGCATTGAGCTCTTTACATCTTTACGGAGCGCCACAAGGCAATAAAGCGAAAACTTTCTGTGaggtttcatttatttattgttttgttaatgtttgtGCAAGGATAAGAGTTACAAAAATCTACAGACTAGACATGATAATATATCCTGTTCCTATCATACAACGTTATTTATACAAGCGTCCTTTAACAGTATGTATATATTCAATCCAATGTACCTATTACACTTTAAAGATATATTGATCATCCTTATAAGACAGATGACAAACACCATCAACAGTAAACAAATTCATCTAAAAACATCCACACAGCCTCAACTGCCCATGTGCAATCTACACATTATGTAAGCCTCAATGATACTGATGTGCTATATCATGTTTCAATTActtcatgaaaatgaaaacacagaacCTACAAATGCAGCACAGTTCCCTGTAGTGTTTATAAGTGCATTAGTCACTTGAGTTGTAAGAGAATGCTTTACCTGTATATTGAGGTAACACAGCTGATCTTTTTATATGGAGATGACGACATTATAagaacattttactgatttttctctttatttcctTGTATTAGTTATATGAGTGGCATGTCTATAATGTCcacaataaatgtcaatgtTCTCTGTGTAACTGTTGTCCTGCAGCCTGGTCTACTTCTGCCGTCCACTGACCTAGTCTGAGATTTAGGAATGAAGGAAAAATGTAGTTTTGGTTGAGATAAGATTCATTGGTCCACCGCTGGGGAAATGCAATAGAGAGGCAGAGTCTCaggctgttgtttattagttAACTTTAACTATTGGCCAGTGATGCTGCCACTGCCGGTCAGATTGGCCGCTGACTGGCCAGACTGTAGAAGTGTGCAGGATTTTTGTATAATTCTAGCATTTATCAAATTTCTTTGTAGAAAAAATGGCCAATTCCAGTGAAACTTCATGCCGTCTATGTGTTTCTTTCAGCCCTTTTCAAATGTAGCAagcactttaaaaataaaaaaagaaatacataacAATTTTACTACCACTCAGTGATGCCACAGTCTCATATATGTCAAATAGTGTTTGTAATATTGATGCAATTTCCTTGGAGCCAGCATCTATTGACCATTAGAAGAACTTCAACTTCATGCAATTAAAACTTGGTTTTACATTCAGCCATGGACTGTTTAAAATCACTCCCTAGTTCACATACTCACATCTCCCCTTATAACAGACACTCAATAGTTTACTCTGCGGTGAACAATAAATTTAGATTTCCTGGCACTTACGAATCAGCTGCCATGGTGTCTGCCTGTTGGTATATTCTGTCACTGTGGAAGAGGCTCTCTAAGGAAACTTCACTGTCAATATAAATAGTGCCCAAGTAATTAACGTTCTAATAGACTACACAGACCATAAGCACAGACTGGAGCATGTCTACATAATGAGTGGTAAAATGTTCCCTTAAGTGTTCCCTCATAATGGAACAGAAACCAGATACAAAGTCCAAGCTCACAGCATTTTTGCAACCTAATAACATGCGATGTTTCATTGTCAGATTTCAGTAAACAGAAGTATTTTCCAGTGCATCCCTTTTATATTCAGCATGGCTATTCAGCATGGAGGCATTCTATAAAATTAGTTTCATAAATTTAAATCCTGTTTCTGTGTAATACAGTACACCAACTTGCCCGAGTCTATGTGTGGGCACACAGTTGTCAGGAACCAGCAGTAGCCGCACTACACTATACAAGCTTAGTGGTAAATATTCATCATACAGACCGGGTGtcaatgtttgttttgctgtcaaAAATAGATGTAGTGGCGTGATGGTAATCACAATCACTATGTATCCACTGTGTTCTTCAACCACTTGACTTGTGATTGACTGGAGCTACATGTTACCTTGTTTGtctgaggatgaggaggaggtggatggTGATGGGGAAGGAGGTTTGACAGGAAAGACCCTGTCAGTGGGTGTGATGCCTGGGCTGCCCAGACCAGAGGAACTAGAGCTGCTGGAGCGGTGTGGTCCCTGGCCCTGTCCAATCACAGGAGCAGGCCGGACAGGTCTGACAGGCGGGGGCCTTAGAGGTGCATTCGGTCTACGAGCCGAAAGAGCAGGTTTAAAAGTGGTCATGGTCTCggaggaggagctgctgctgctacgTCTCTGGGCTGCATCTGGATCTCTGATCACCATGGTGTGAAGAGGGCTACCAGGTGGCTCCTGGGCTCCGCCTGTGTGTTTGAGGGGCTCCAATGTGTCCAAAACAACATCAGGGGCATGTTTGGCTACATTCTGTCGCTCCAGATCACGCAACTCACGGAGAGCTGTATTCATTGTTTTCTCTATGTCCTGAACATGAGTAGAAGGAAAAATGCTGATATTTAGAAATGCATATCAAACAATCAGACAAGCAGTAACTAAGACCAAGGgcagaaacaaaatgattttaagTAGGGTTAGTGAATTAATAATAcagaattacattttgtttattatacAATTAAGGGTGCATGACAACCACAGTTGTAACATTGTGCTATTTTCTAGATtgatataaatatgtaaaatgcaGGGAGTAGCATTCACATActtcaatgttttgttttgtttttttggtgagGAACCTCATGTGCCCAACCCAATTACAAATGGACATCCGTGACTAACATCAACGTGCAGTCAGTGGAGCTTccactgtatttatttctgtctatTTCAAAGTTCATTCAAGTATCAACACTCACCTCAGCGAGAGCTTCAGCCTCGAGTGCCTTGTGATCTCCTAAACTTGCATGCCGAGTGGTGCTGGGTGAAGACCGTTGAGAGTGGCTGTCAATGAAGGCCTTTCTATCTGGGTGGCTGCCCAGACCGCCAAATGTGGTGAGACGCCGCTTCTCCGGGCTGTCTGTTGGGCCCCTGCTAACAGCTAATTTGTGTGGGCTGCAGGGCCGAGGCATAACCCTAGGGGGCAAGTCTGCAGCTCGGCTGGGGCTGTGACTATCAGCGTCACTCCTGTGGCGTGGAACTGCAGCGCCATCTGACCGCACCCTCACCCTAAGAAAAATCAGTTTGATACTTTATTAGTTTAAATGTCTACACCATGTATACATTgtatgtattgtgtgtgtgcgcttgtgcCCCCTCTCACTACCTATGGCATATATCCCATGAAATTTAAACAAACCCCACCTTCCCAGTGCAGCTCCAAAGCGATGCTCAGGTGTGTGTTCGCAAGGAGACTGATGGTCATTTCTGGACGGGGCTCTTTCATCGTGGTGTGGTACACTGCTGGCCTCACTATCAGGCCTCTGAATGCTATCTGAAAATGCATCATCCctaatacagacagacagacagaagagactGATCTCAATTAATGGCTTCTGTCCTCAGGAAATGTTAAAATTGGCCTTTACTTTGAGAGATCGAACTTTGGTTTTAATTTTGTTACCTGCCCTGTGACAGAAAAGTGGTTATCAGGCAAGAGGCTGGAGCAGAAATTAAAGTCAATTTCGAGGCATTTGAGGATTTACCCAAGTGCTCCTCCTTACAATTTAACAGCTAATTGCTGATTGGGGGCCATTTGTTTCCATCACAACTAGTTGCGTCAAGGCAACAAGAAAAACTCACAAGAAAACAGGAGCATTTCATTAACACTGACGACTCCAGAGGCCATGGTTTTTGAAAACACAGTTCGTGAGGATGATAACAATAGATGCATTTTGGGAAAACAGAGCAACATAAATAATGACCAAGCCCAAAGTAGCTGTTGCCCTGCAGCAGAACCAAGGACTTCACGACTGGATCACTTGTCTGATGCTGTTTTATACCAAAACATTGCCTGTTCAATATAACCCAAATCGTTTTGcgattgtgtttttgtggccTTCACAGACCAAATGTATTTTACTCACATGTCTTGTACAACAATGTACTGATGTGGAATCAGCCCGTCCACACCGTTATGTCGGCCCTCCCACCAGTCCTCAGAGGCTCGCAGGTAGAGTAACAGAGAGGCTCCTTTCTTGAAGGAAAGCTCTCTAGGACTTCGGCCCACGTAGTCAAACTTGGCTATGGCCTCAATTTGCTCCAGCTCTGCAATACAGAGAATACAAATTACAATACAAAGAAATGTGACAGAATCCAATTTGAGACATTGTTTCAGCTCTTACAGGTACGGCTGCAGTCCTTACAGTGGCGACTCACCATCATCACTAGTGTTGGGTCCGGTACCATTGTCTACCTCGTCAAGAGCTCCTGGCTCACTGTGTGGGCTTTCACTGAATGGAGGAATATGTAgtcagaaacacaaaagaatAGACAGAGTCCTTCATTCCCCAATTTatacaaaatgtgcaaatgaaagACATAAAATGTCTGACTCAGTATGATTTTGGAGTTTCTCAGTTGtcaacacaaatgttttttttctttcaaattattaaacacaaaaacaatatatagaAAATGAAAACTAACTCTAAACCACCTTCCAAATGAAATCTGAGATTCACAACTCGATTTAGCattcaaataataaatgcaCAGTAGAATACATCTTTGTAAGACCCAGTTGAACAGTTTGTCACAATATGGTTGTTTGTGTACGCaaacataacaataacaaatataataaaatactgCTGCTACATGGTGTCCAACAAACtagacacacagaaactacagaaaacagaaCTACGCCTTATGTTGGGTTTCTGTCTTGCCACAGTGTCCACAGGATCTGATTTACCTGACTAAGTAGCGGATAAAGTATCACATGGTATAATCTGTCCACAGCTCAATTTTGTCACTCTAGAAGCACTTCCTACATAACTAgaatatatttcagcatttacGAGTGTGCCAGATATACAGCAGTGTGCATTCTGCCTAAGCCTTAAGTTATGGTAAAAAGTAGAAAATGTATACTTTTTTCTGTTGGGttgataacaaaaaaaaatgggcGGCAAATGGCTGCATATAAATAGATCTTTTATCCAACACACTTCACAAGTTGGGATCAAACTTATGCTTGTGATTAGTGGACTATACTTACTCTAccgcctgagccacagccgccccatatACCATACATTAACAACATGTTGGGCAGCTTGTCTAGCACTTACCAGTACTCTTCCCCAACAGCCatgcacttttcatacacaggTCCTTCCAACTCACGCTGGGTTGGAAAGATGGCCTCATGGTGGATGATAATGGTCTTAATAACCTCGTTAACATGCGCCTGGCAGGACACAGGGTCCTGCTCATCTGGTATTGGCATCAATGTGGGGCCAAAGCAAATAGCCAGGTTATAGGGGTCCATCATGTTCTCATCACTGTACTGAGAAAGACTACAAAGATTGCAGAAGCAATTAATATCACATTTCTAAGTGTCAAATAAGTGAAATTTGTTGTGACAGGACTTACTGATTTAGAAATGCAAACAGGTATCTCATGACGATGATCACAGGCCGCTGAAGGGTCACAATTATCTGCTGGAGGTGATGAGCTCTTTCTGCACCCGAGTCAAgctctgaagaaaaaaagaaagaaattaagaaagagcaaaaaatgtataaaaaaaactacactaaATACAAAAACCTTTTCAGATGTTCTATTGAATGTGTCTCACTGGTTGTGGACATGAGGTCGAGGAAACGCTCCTTGGGGAACAGTGGGTTTTCCAGACCCCTGAAGTAGAGCTTAAGAACGCCTGCCACAGAGTTGATGTCATGATCACTCTGATCATCCACCAGAGGATCCTCTCCTATAGACATAGCATACATTTAATTCACTCATTGACCCTTCACTGCTATCATTGTTCATGTAACATGGCACTGAGACAATATAAACTACGTGTATTTCAAGTTGGGGGGTTAATCTAAACATTGAGAGCGCAGTTATGTTTCCTCATTTATTATTGGTCCATGATGCTGATCTTACGTATCATGCATCTAAAATGGTTTACATGTCCATTAGGGGGCTACATGTTACATATGGCGGCTTTATTTGCACTTTAGAGTCCCGCGGGAGAGACTGTGGCTTGTGAGGTGGACAAAACGCAATTTAAAATCAGTAGAGAGAAAATAGCACAGTGGGACTAACCTCTTTCAAATGCATTCTTAATGTCATTGACTTCGACCTGGGAGCCTGGAACTCGAAATATACCTTGCTGCTGAAGACCTGTGGACAGATAGAGCctttaatgtaaaattaaaaacaaagtcctttcatttcatttctttgtacatttactgtacagaaaATAGTAACCTAACAGTATATGCACAGCACTTAAAGCCAAAAGGTCAAatcacataaacaaacaaatgtataaaataaagcATCTAACAGCGGGTTAGTTTAAGCTACATTGTGAGTGTgggtatgtactgtatgtttgtgacAGAAATGGTGTAAAATGGAGTAAGCCTGAAAGACCAGATcagactgcagcagcagcaaatgaaagaaagaaagaaagaaagagttaTGAGATTAAGGTTGCCCCCTGCTAGAATATTACTCGACTAATTAATGATTAAATCCTTGGTTGACATTTTTAGTGAATTAGTGGTTTTTTTCCCTGGTCCTTTTCATGGATATTgaagcatttattttaaaataataatcacaTATCTGTCTTCACTATAATATTCACAAACACGCttttgtcattaaaaagcacttgcaaaaaaaaaaagcacgcTAAACTAACAAAAATGTGACCTTATATAAAAAGACGGTGAGACGGAGTATGAGAAAGCTCAGGTTACTGTGTCCACAGTCATTTTGAGGAAAGACAATGTATGAACACAACAGGAACCTACCATACAGATTGATGTATCGAACACAGCTCTCAACCACCACTGGTATAGGCTGCCCTGAGTCCTACCAGACAGATTCAAATGATCATTATTGGAAGCAcatcaacagaaaataacagaaaaatagTCATGCCAGCATTGTTAGgcatttaatgattttttaaataactgattttaagtgtaTAGAACACAAATAAGAATCATGTTAGTGTTTGCACCACCATATATTACTATTACTACAGTATTTTCACAGGAATGCCAACAGGACAGAGGCACAGAAATGTTGGTTAGTGTACTGAAAACAGTGTGATGAACCCGCCCTGCTATAAGACAGAGTACCTGACTCCTGGCACGGACATTCCGTCTTCCCCTGGGCAGAGAGCAGTAAGGCAcggagacagaagaagagaggcAACAATAACCACAACAGGTtagtgagagagacagattgtacagagatagagaaagaggaGGCCTGGCCTGAGAGAATAGCCAAAGCATCGGTGCCTTGTGGGGTGTGAGGACATGGCTCTGCGGGGGAGTGTGTGGGGAGGGAGGGTGCTACCTGAGAGGATAGGGGGGCTACGTATAGTAAAGCATTTTTTACAGCCAGAAAGGACTGTGTGCCCATCACAATCTCCTAAAGCGCAAGGTGTCATTAAACTACACTCTTCAAGCGGAAGAAATTTCACTTTATTATCAGTTAAGacaattaaaaagagaaaattgtAATAACTTAGAACCCGGAAAAGGGGAACATTTGGAAACCATTAAATCgcttattaaaaatgtttttctgccaATCAACTAATAGGTTAAGCTTTACGGAATCCTGATGTTTATCGCCACTGCTGTTGAAGCGTACTATGTCTAACTGGCCCCGTTTGATTGAACAGTAGAGTGAATGTGGCcatgtgtttatttgcataGCCTAGCATGGCTGGTGAATAGCCAACTGAAATAAATGAGGCCAAATTAACTCACTGTCTGGAACTCACGGGAAACAGAATGTTAAGCAAACCCTGCACCAGTGCAGTTCTTAGCAAATCAAACAATTTTCACACCTTCAACTGATGTTCAACTGATTTTCACCTGAACCTGTGTTTTCTATATCCTTAAGACTGTGAAGACAAGGcaatgagcaagaggaaagtcAGTGCATGAGTGAGCCAATGTTTGGGTAAAAGAGTGGGCAAAGGCAAGAGATCCCCCAAGGACTGCTAGCGAGACAGCTGAGCTCATGGAGAGACAAAGAGCACAGATAGGCTAATACCTGAATGAAGGCCTCCATATTGCCGTTAAACAGCTTACGGTTAAAAATGGAGTGAGGTCTAGCCTTCCGCATTCTCTGGGGTTTAGGGGGAAGAGTGGGGGGCCTGGGGAGATGGTGGGGGGGTGTATCGTTGGTACATGGTAAATATGAAGAATAATGCAACTGGTATAATTACACATCAAAGTACTTACATTTCttctaaaatgtatttgttgccATGTCTTTACCACAgtaattttccaaaaacaacaatgctcAAAAAGTAAAAGAATGGTTTGATtatttgggaaatatgcttatttgctttcctttccaatggttagcttagcacaaagaatggaaacagagggaaaacagCATGCCTGGCTCTCTCAAAAGTTTTTATGTATCATCCgcaaaaaataaaagctgaaaaatTGACTTTATACTAGCTATTTCAGGTCTGTTAGTGGTAGATTATTTTTAGAGAACTATCATGAGAGTGGTATCCATCTTCTAACCTAACTCTtggcaaaaaagcaaataagcatatatccccaaatgtcaaactattcctttacaTAGCCTTAGACGGCTGTTGCAGCAAACTTTATCACAGTCTTTTGACTACAGGGAATTATCACACACAAAATTCAATAAAGATTTGACTACATTTAATGAGGTGTACCATAAATCAAAATAGGCAAAGGTCAAACACTTGTATTCAATTAATCATGACGATGCCTTGTcaatatttgttcattttcttttgaatttatAAACAGAACAACAGCAGGACAGTATCTATCTCTCTGGCATTTCATTTCTTAGTCTTAACATAACTTTATAGATTAAAACCTGAGCACCACCTTCTCTGATTAGGATCAGACCCTTTGTTCAGCATATAAGAGGAAAACTCTTATTCCCACACTGTGATCTCATTCCTGCCACATCCAGGGACAGAGGAAGGATTTTACACATCATCGCCTACTTTATTCACCCTCTTGTCACTGGACATCTTACCTTGTTGTTCCATATTCAGCCCTCTCccctaaaagaaaaaacagcagaGAATGAGACTAAATTAGTATACGCTAGTTTTACAATCACAGAAGTTAGCTGTACGGTTGAGTGCTGGCCGACTATACACTGGCTGGCAGATGGAGACGGAAAGGGGTGTTATGAGAAAACAGGCATCTATTCAGTCAGGCTCAATGGGGTGAGTGCCATGGCTGCATTTGACTCCCCGCCAGGCAGCGGTCATTCAGCGGTCGCCCTAGAAACGGCACAAGAGCCCCAGAAGGGGATGGCTTGTCTACTCGCTCTGCAAAGTGAAAATGTATCCAGGGGCAACAAGAGAGGGAGCTTGTGGGAGCTGATTTGTACAGTGCGATGATGATTTTGTGATATCTGCTTCACATTTGCACACAGATGTCTCACTCTACGCAAAAATGTAGGCCTCACTTTAACCAGTCAATCAAATATTCAAGGATCACATCATGTGTCAGACAGCTTCCAACACAACTCGACTTTAAGCTAAATTTCAACCCTAAAGCAGATATTTGAGTCTAAAGTAGAAACACAAGGGCATGTAACAATTTTATTCACTCTTTTGGCTGCTGAGGTTAATGCATATTAAATATGAGGAATATATGAAGGAAAATATTGCCAAGGAAAGTATGGCAAGAAATACCCTTCAAGTCGAGTACTACTAGTAGTTTGCACCCTTTATGCCTCTTTTTGGTCCAAAAATGGTCAAGCTCTCAAGTGAAGAAAAACTTCATTACAACACAATTATGTGAGCATGGACAGAGctcaaaataaactgaaaaattgaacaaatttaaaaaaataagacacttaacccctagttgctccagagctgtgcgacctctgacat
Above is a genomic segment from Micropterus dolomieu isolate WLL.071019.BEF.003 ecotype Adirondacks linkage group LG18, ASM2129224v1, whole genome shotgun sequence containing:
- the LOC123987228 gene encoding SLIT-ROBO Rho GTPase-activating protein 3-like isoform X4; this encodes MHEELVKVTNELYTVMKTYHMYHTESVSAESKLKDAEKQEEKHIGKANDISSSLLRYGHDERPQRRSSVKKMEKMKEKRQAKYSENKLKCTKARNDYLLNLAATNALVAKYYIHDVSDMIDCCDLGYHASLARTLRTYLSAEYSLETSRHEGLDLLEGAVDAMDIRGDKLKFMDTHSQIFCPPAHFDYQPHMGDEVCQVSAQQPVQTELLMRHHQLQSRLATLKIENEEVRKTLDATMQTLQDMLTVEDFDVSEAFQHSQSTESVKSASSDSYMSKANITKRRANQQETEGFYFTKYKEYLNGSNLIVKLQAKHDLLKQTLGEGERAEYGTTRPPTLPPKPQRMRKARPHSIFNRKLFNGNMEAFIQDSGQPIPVVVESCVRYINLYGLQQQGIFRVPGSQVEVNDIKNAFERGEDPLVDDQSDHDINSVAGVLKLYFRGLENPLFPKERFLDLMSTTKLDSGAERAHHLQQIIVTLQRPVIIVMRYLFAFLNHLSQYSDENMMDPYNLAICFGPTLMPIPDEQDPVSCQAHVNEVIKTIIIHHEAIFPTQRELEGPVYEKCMAVGEEYCESPHSEPGALDEVDNGTGPNTSDDELEQIEAIAKFDYVGRSPRELSFKKGASLLLYLRASEDWWEGRHNGVDGLIPHQYIVVQDMDDAFSDSIQRPDSEASSVPHHDERAPSRNDHQSPCEHTPEHRFGAALGRVRVRSDGAAVPRHRSDADSHSPSRAADLPPRVMPRPCSPHKLAVSRGPTDSPEKRRLTTFGGLGSHPDRKAFIDSHSQRSSPSTTRHASLGDHKALEAEALAEDIEKTMNTALRELRDLERQNVAKHAPDVVLDTLEPLKHTGGAQEPPGSPLHTMVIRDPDAAQRRSSSSSSSETMTTFKPALSARRPNAPLRPPPVRPVRPAPVIGQGQGPHRSSSSSSSGLGSPGITPTDRVFPVKPPSPSPSTSSSSSDKQGNM
- the LOC123987228 gene encoding SLIT-ROBO Rho GTPase-activating protein 3-like isoform X1; the protein is MSSHAKVKKDKEIIAEYETQVKEIRNQLVEQFRCLEQQSESRLQLLQDLQEFFRRKAELQLEYSRGLDKLAERYSAKIRTSREHQHFKKDHNLLSTVNCWYLVLDQTRRESRDHATLSDIYNNNVIVRLAHVGEDVIRLFKKSKDIGVQMHEELVKVTNELYTVMKTYHMYHTESVSAESKLKDAEKQEEKHIGKANDISSSLLRYGHDERPQRRSSVKKMEKMKEKRQAKYSENKLKCTKARNDYLLNLAATNALVAKYYIHDVSDMIDCCDLGYHASLARTLRTYLSAEYSLETSRHEGLDLLEGAVDAMDIRGDKLKFMDTHSQIFCPPAHFDYQPHMGDEVCQVSAQQPVQTELLMRHHQLQSRLATLKIENEEVRKTLDATMQTLQDMLTVEDFDVSEAFQHSQSTESVKSASSDSYMSKANITKRRANQQETEGFYFTKYKEYLNGSNLIVKLQAKHDLLKQTLGEGERAEYGTTRPPTLPPKPQRMRKARPHSIFNRKLFNGNMEAFIQDSGQPIPVVVESCVRYINLYGLQQQGIFRVPGSQVEVNDIKNAFERGEDPLVDDQSDHDINSVAGVLKLYFRGLENPLFPKERFLDLMSTTKLDSGAERAHHLQQIIVTLQRPVIIVMRYLFAFLNHLSQYSDENMMDPYNLAICFGPTLMPIPDEQDPVSCQAHVNEVIKTIIIHHEAIFPTQRELEGPVYEKCMAVGEEYCESPHSEPGALDEVDNGTGPNTSDDELEQIEAIAKFDYVGRSPRELSFKKGASLLLYLRASEDWWEGRHNGVDGLIPHQYIVVQDMDDAFSDSIQRPDSEASSVPHHDERAPSRNDHQSPCEHTPEHRFGAALGRVRVRSDGAAVPRHRSDADSHSPSRAADLPPRVMPRPCSPHKLAVSRGPTDSPEKRRLTTFGGLGSHPDRKAFIDSHSQRSSPSTTRHASLGDHKALEAEALAEDIEKTMNTALRELRDLERQNVAKHAPDVVLDTLEPLKHTGGAQEPPGSPLHTMVIRDPDAAQRRSSSSSSSETMTTFKPALSARRPNAPLRPPPVRPVRPAPVIGQGQGPHRSSSSSSSGLGSPGITPTDRVFPVKPPSPSPSTSSSSSDKQGNM
- the LOC123987228 gene encoding SLIT-ROBO Rho GTPase-activating protein 3-like isoform X3 gives rise to the protein MSGTAVRVPAAAAAGPAGVLPSKGRAPARVLQRPGQTGRALLCQDPHLQRAPALQPFLGCFRKDHNLLSTVNCWYLVLDQTRRESRDHATLSDIYNNNVIVRLAHVGEDVIRLFKKSKDIGVQMHEELVKVTNELYTVMKTYHMYHTESVSAESKLKDAEKQEEKHIGKANDISSSLLRYGHDERPQRRSSVKKMEKMKEKRQAKYSENKLKCTKARNDYLLNLAATNALVAKYYIHDVSDMIDCCDLGYHASLARTLRTYLSAEYSLETSRHEGLDLLEGAVDAMDIRGDKLKFMDTHSQIFCPPAHFDYQPHMGDEVCQVSAQQPVQTELLMRHHQLQSRLATLKIENEEVRKTLDATMQTLQDMLTVEDFDVSEAFQHSQSTESVKSASSDSYMSKANITKRRANQQETEGFYFTKYKEYLNGSNLIVKLQAKHDLLKQTLGEGERAEYGTTRPPTLPPKPQRMRKARPHSIFNRKLFNGNMEAFIQDSGQPIPVVVESCVRYINLYGLQQQGIFRVPGSQVEVNDIKNAFERGEDPLVDDQSDHDINSVAGVLKLYFRGLENPLFPKERFLDLMSTTKLDSGAERAHHLQQIIVTLQRPVIIVMRYLFAFLNHLSQYSDENMMDPYNLAICFGPTLMPIPDEQDPVSCQAHVNEVIKTIIIHHEAIFPTQRELEGPVYEKCMAVGEEYCESPHSEPGALDEVDNGTGPNTSDDELEQIEAIAKFDYVGRSPRELSFKKGASLLLYLRASEDWWEGRHNGVDGLIPHQYIVVQDMDDAFSDSIQRPDSEASSVPHHDERAPSRNDHQSPCEHTPEHRFGAALGRVRVRSDGAAVPRHRSDADSHSPSRAADLPPRVMPRPCSPHKLAVSRGPTDSPEKRRLTTFGGLGSHPDRKAFIDSHSQRSSPSTTRHASLGDHKALEAEALAEDIEKTMNTALRELRDLERQNVAKHAPDVVLDTLEPLKHTGGAQEPPGSPLHTMVIRDPDAAQRRSSSSSSSETMTTFKPALSARRPNAPLRPPPVRPVRPAPVIGQGQGPHRSSSSSSSGLGSPGITPTDRVFPVKPPSPSPSTSSSSSDKQGNM